In the Juglans regia cultivar Chandler unplaced genomic scaffold, Walnut 2.0 Scaffold_58, whole genome shotgun sequence genome, atgccattagactcagaggattatttaggattttatggcgcaataacttattttcataatttcggacgaaacgtctgttgaaaattgtgaaattatttttaggggcacttcagggttgaatttcgttaaaagattttcactataagttaatatgaatatttagaaatttttagtactaagtttattatgtatttttttggagtgaatagtaacctcgataagcgcacctattgcagtgttttcaaaatcacagtgtggaatgtccaaattaggttagagaagttttatttggacacttggcaagattttagccacacttagtgaatggtattagacacttgacacaaagaagaactattagatagatttgtgaaggaatcaaggtgtgagatcatgccacctaagcaaagttgtgtttcatctgctcaaccaaattgtgtcagaccaaagagggtttcaaccctagcaaaaccctaaatgattggaatccaattgaaatcccaaaagcttggttgaaaccaaaaccctaaatggttttcccaaaccctaaagttggcctccaaaccctttttaatccgatttctagcattgtgtttaatcacttgattaaatcacttccacatgctattaattaatcaaatccttgttatgacatcattattcaaccttttaaaccttgggactttgattgggccaagaaaaattgattttgggattgatagcatctcaaaccctaaccaaaccccctttaaaccccaaattgaagcccacttggtggggcccaccaaggcccacgaaattggccaccttggcaaagcttcatggagaagtttcctcccccacatggcagaccatccactgccattggctgcacccaatagtgccttgatgtgaaggagaatttcactccatcaacctccatctttcacagctgctgcaagcagtctttgcccctctatattctccactttatgtcacatatccacctccaatcaagggtcattcaagcccataacttctccctccagaagtctaaagtcgtgcaagacatacttctctccattttatcacttctttctcccgttcttagagagaaacccaaaagagctctctcgggcagatttatgggactttttgcgtggccatttatgaccctttttaagtattttcgcacgatgattcctcacataagttgttcgtctttgagtctagtttccgtggatatattattagtctcattccattctcattttgtcggtcaaaagtatttttaaccatggaaaggtcattctgggcgtgaaactggagagtatgttatgttttggaagttttgaccaagctaatggacttatcttggtccgaaaattttatgaagtgttgttaacatgtgtttatgaattttcattgaggttttgttgcatgaataaagcttttgatgatagatttgcttagagttagaaacttgaaaactggaagtggaaaaacagtttctgtttggtgaaagtttgaatatttcgtggtttaatcttattccaaaggctttgatatttttatatgatgatcctaagcctcttatatacatgttaggatgttatttcgaagatatttagtattatttttaaagatatgattttctatgcaagaggatttcagttaggcctaaactttgatgtttttgagttagatccatgttttattaaattttagccatgtgattttaagtttgatggttggatcttctttaggacacatttttaaaccatgtgatgtgttagtttgaagatcacatgtctttaagccatggatcaagagattgatcatagttagttgggaaaatcagtttctgttttggactaagtttaaaaccaaaaactccaagtgttgttttgtgttttttggtgagttttgtttgatgttttaaagcatgtttgatcttaggatgatgttatgaatatgttagaagtaagatttgattttttttggaattcttggagatgtttttattaaggtcaaaacttgtgatttaaggtttactttttgttaaaaagtttgggtctttttacaaaaagtttggtattgataattagctttttcttaatggatagttttaagggtgtttttaaacttaggataggaagatctttgttacaagattttggtttattcatgagttttggaacttgaaagaattgcaaccaaaataagacaaatggcctatgtagatttcggccatagtgagtttttcatagttgtgattggtttaaaatttttctgagttgagatttgagtttgggacaaaatttacatgaggaatgtaaattttggtaattttttagaattaggatatcaaatccttaagttatggggtaaaatggtaatttgcccacatgtagagggtaaaatggtaattttactctaaggccttgtttgtttttcaaaaacatctcatctcatctcatctcatctcacctcatcattacaactttcccaaatccccacacaaaataaaataaacaattcaactttttcaaatcccaaaacaacaataatattaaaaaatatattctaacaatattttattcaactttttaactttaatctcaactcatctcatctcatctcatctctgaaaacaaacgagccctaagttgtctcttttcacatttctaattgttagtaattaatttctaacttttagaataaccttttacagttcctcgtgtttcgcgctttattctaatagaacgcgacgatcgaggtaagttaacttttaacttactatcagtttaatgtgtatgagtgataagtaagggaactaaattgtatgtatgcatgttatcatatgtgccatgccaagtcattacatatttatctgttacacagaatttattctgtcatgaattattcatctgttacaaaagatattctgtcacgtattcctatacattgcaagcatgtcatgttaagttaagtatgccatctgttacatgtatttcatgtcatgtaagattcactgtcacatgttacaccatgttatgaaatgttgtctgttatatggtatgtcatgttacgaaatgttgcatgttacatgtatgccatgttatgaaatgtattctgttacatttatgtcttgaagtatgtcatgtctgtcatcttatgttcatgtcatgttatgctacgtcaggacttttgtcttttatgtcacgatcatgttacgtcacgttacgaaatgtcatgtatgccagttaagttattcatgtcaatcacgaccctaagcgctaggatggggtaatatcctagtggaactcctttgttcacgctggagtgtctaaataggtgtgaaattccctgggttgacaaagtacagtcaacaggttgcgaatggggcctaattagctggtcaccggagcgcgccaggcactaacgccgatggtgccacacattacgttacgtgtgtccacagcaagtgtggcacaaacaaataagtcatggggccacaacaactgtggagcatacactacgtgagacacagcaattgtgacacgtagaatacgtggggccacaacaactgtggagtatgtattaacgcactcacagctggtatagaaacctgtgatgtgatacggtaatcggcagggacacacggctcaagaggacctgtgtagcacccatatggtcactttaatgattaagtctattgaataagatttcaagttcatgtatttcacgttcaagtcatgtttcaagttcacgttatgttacgttcaagtttacgttcacacatcatggtaatcccatgagacaagaatatgtttcaagttcatgttatgttatgtttacatttacgttatgttccaaattcacatttatgttatgtcatgttcaagttcatgttcaaattatgcatgttcacgttcatgttatgttttaagtccatgttatatttcaagttcacgttcatactatgtttcaagtcacgttcatgctaagcttcagtttcagtttaagttacgccagttatgttatgttgtatgtcaagttatgctatgattacttatgatttgattatgcattcatgtttttactgccatgcatgcatcattaacctgtgtggaagttttccgttaacttgctgagatttgtaatcaaatctcactatggtagtcccaactaccattcctcccgaatggtagattttgttataggatctgaaggagaaccgagaatcgaccaactggaaacggccgactaagcgacggtgcgacgtagatggtatttcaatagttacctcagattactacttgtattggtggagttcaatctccagcactcttttgatcacaaccttatggactattattgtgatcttagttgtttagtatgtcgttaagtatggagtatgttttaagtatttgggatattttagtttcgtgcatagtattgctaaagaaaaaaattatccgctgcgaatattgcataatgctagatgcatgttaggaatattgcatcttatatgtcatgaacgggggcaggtaaccttgtattgcatgtctcgacacttcaaatgtccgtccgatcccaagcggaatttgggggcgtcacagcgATTGACGTCCTAAATTTTTCTGCATCATACTTCACAAGTGGACTACACACTCTTCCCTCCACGTCCCTTTTAATACTAGAGGTTTGACTTCTTTGAACTCCTTTAATTCCAAGAGGGATAGTTTCACTTGCAACCGAAATGCAACCATTGtaggtttaaagagggtttagGTTAGGGTTAGTCCATAGCCAATTGTCTTTCTCAAATGACACTCTCTGATTGGCCCATTTGGCATCTAAAAATCACGAAACTTTTTATTATaccataaaatctaaaaattcatACAAATCCAATGGTAGAATCCATTCTCTCTCATTATGATCCTAATTGcctcaaaaaaattcaaaaggcaTTTCACTCCCTTAGATGACCATAATTCGACTACGCTAACAACCAAAAATCTAACTAGTTTTTAATCCATGAATTTTTCCTAACTTTTAATGACATATCCAATGTCGAAATAAAAAGCAATTATTTCTGTTGAATATATTTTGGGGCATTACATGGACAATTTGGGATTATATTAATGATTACTAATTCCTGAATAGCCTTAGACCCTTCTCGCAAGCCCTGATTATCAGGTTATTGCATTTTTCCCtataacttatttaaattatgtcatgGTTTTATagcttatatttaaaattgttaatttgtaatgccccggtcCCAGATGGATCGGAGAGTTACTcctgtcacttaaactcacatctCACAGTACAGATATAGACtacaatttctcaattacacaTATATCTCACTGTTTTTAACTCAACTACTCTAAATAATTAACTAGGAATActacaaattctcaatataaatGTCAACTTCTCAACATACCACATCACTAGAATATaacaattttattgaataaaattatctaataaccaTGGCATCCTTTTGTGTTCAGTCCACTGTGCTTAACTAATCCCATCCATGCTTTCTAATCTTGATCATCAACGGAAACattcaaattatctgaaaaatattatggagataaggggctCAGATTGTGGAGGGGAGCTAGGTTGTCTTAGGTAATGTAATTGTGAGGTGGGGTGGGGGCACAAACGCATGGTGGGGCTAGGTGTTGTCGGATGGAGTTGATGGTAGACAATGAGACTCCGAGAGTTAACTTGGGGTCTAGTGGCGCAAAGACGGCGACAGAAGGTGGCTGGAAAGTGTCTCCACGAATGTGCAACGTGCGTTCATTCGTTCTGTTCTCGATTGACTAAAACAAGGCCTCGGTGATGGTGGTTTGCCGGGTGGCAGTGGTGTGGGTGGTTCTCAACCTACCCTGGATTGAGGGTTTAGAGTTCATTTTAAGGTAGGTAAAACCTAccttaaaatattgattttaccTACCTAAAAATACTGGTTTTACCTACCCTAAAATGAACTCTAAAACTAGGGTAGTTAGTTGAGTACATGAAATTCGGGTTGAAAGTAGTAtaatctttattaaaataattaaagtctaTAATATGGGACACACCTTATTTTATCGAGACTTCCATTATAAATAATGATGAGGAAAGATATCAAAAGATAGACATGCAAGTCCAAAACATGGAAGTCCAGGAAGCTGGAGATCAACTTTCAAGCTGTTCGCAGTTGGGAGGTTTGGTCTCCATTCAAATGGTTCTAAGAGCTGCAATTGAGCTAAACGTGTTCAATATAATTGCAGATGCGGGGCCCGATGCTTATCTTTCTGCAGCAGATATCACTTCAAAGATCCCAACAACCGATCCAAATTCTGCAGCGTACACTTTGGAGAGAATACTAAGATTTCTGGGCGCATATTCCATCTTATCGATATCTCGAAAGCCATTAGGAAATAATGGAGAAAATGCAAGCCATGAATGGACCTATGGCCTGACAAAGATGAGCCAATGCCTAGTGAGTAGCGGTACCGGCGGAAGTACTGCTACTTCCCCGGCTTCAATAATGATCCGCATTTCCTGTGAAAGGGAATTGCTCGAGAGTTTGCTTAGGATTAAGGATGCAGTTCTTGAGCCTGGAAGCGCGCCTTTCAAGAAGGCCCATGGGGTGAACTTTTACGAGTATCTGGAAAAGAAGCCGATATATAGACAACTGTTCGATGAGTTTATGGAAGTTGGCGAAAAATTAGTGTTTGATGATGTGTTCAAGGTGTATGGTGGATTTGAAGACGTGAGAGAGTTGATAGATGTGGGGGGCGGCATTGGAACCACTTCTGCCAAGATAATCTCTTTGAATCCACACGTTCGTGGACTCAACTTTGATTTGCCTCAAGTGATTGCTGATGCTCCTGCGCTCCCAGGttagacctctctctctctctctctgtctgatctctctctccaaaatgTACAAGACTTGTGATGATactaagattttattaaagtaGAGACAAAAACAATACATGCTCTTAATTTCATATAAGTAGGTGATCTCAGAATGTaggtatgcatgcatgctcgtTAATCTAAATATACAGAGCatgacattattaatatttgaaCTTATGTGATTAATAGCtgtttatacattatatatatatatatatatatatatatatatatattctatgttTAGCCATCATTCTTAAGATCTTGATGAAATCTTCTTATTTTCAGGTGTGAAGCATGCGGCCGGAGATATGTTTGAATCAATACCGAATGCCCAAACAATTTTATTGAAGGTTTCTTTTCCTCTATCCGATTCCTTCATTTTCTgagctttctttttcattgttattGGCAAATTAGTACTATATTAATTACTTACCAATAAATAATGCAAtgcaaaaattatgtattttgacttttatatatatttaatatgtaaaCAGCGAATACTCCATAACTGGGATGATGAGCGATGCAAGAGGTTGCTGAGGAATTGCTGGGAAGCATTACCAGCCGATGGAAAGGTGATAGTTGTTGAAATGGCAATCCCACAAGAACTTGAAAACAATCTCGAGACAATGAACGTTCTAAAAGAAGACTTGTACATGATGCTCCTAATGGCTGGTGGCAAGGAGCGAACACTCGCTGAATTTGATCATCTAGCAAAGGCTGTAGGGTTTACTAAAATGAAGGTCTTCCCAATGCCTCATGGGTCGGTTCATGTTATTGAGCTTTACAAGTAAGGCTAGCTCATGACTCGATTCATGGGGTAGAGACGAAAAACAATCTGAAAAAAGATTATAATCAGATATCTCATGCTTATGTTAATTCTTGCTGGCAATAAAAGACAATGATTGAGAATGTAATTCATGAgcaggaaaataaaaaggaagacgCAGTCTCCCTTAATTTATGCTCATactttctttatgaataataagtCTTCCATTGTCATGTTTCTCCCTTTAACTTTATGAGATGTTTCCATTCCTTTTACATTGAATTATCATATGTAATAAGCCAAGCCATCTAGATTATTAAGGCATGATCATGTaagatatgtttatatatgataGGAAATATTGCCCATCAAACATCCCATGCATGTTATAATATGGATACCTACTATTGATACAATTTTTAGTATGTCCGCGGTGTGCCCTAACGACTTGCAACTAGAAAGAATGTAACACCtcgtatttttagtgtatttttaattgaatgattatttgttattaatttaaaatttgattatcttgttttaaattttcagatttcagtgggtttattttttatgatttttaatttgtgaaaattaaatttgacatgtttccttaatattaattattgtaatacatttaaattgtttttcatattaaattaacttaatgttgggtttaattatttattttcattttaatcattacgtttgaattattttattttacttgttgttttaaaatcgtttccgttggatcatttttgtgacccaagatgtggcgattggatctcatttttttccctacattttcactttcctcttttctttttcttcttttcttcttttcctttctttctttttctttttcttcccctgcTTCCCGCACGCCGcaaccccccctccctctctccgtccgtttctCTTcccccccagcccgccgccgtgcgccggcggtgaccgacactgcccctccctctcacctccccttcgaccggcgaccacctccctgtaatttcagccctcctcgcaccgccgttagcccccatgcaccacaccaagccgtggcactccttgcgccgctgcgccgccgtcacaccacctccggccaccatcttctcaccacatcatcctcgacctcctagcaaccctttggacccaaccccacctccgatctgtcaccggtgaagcacttccaactctatttccgttttgggtgtttttgcacttcaaccgcctattgcgccgccacccacggccaaccaccaccaccactagcttcaccgacatccctaagccctaccctatcaatctcgagtcttcgtttacacctgttcaaaaatggatttttgagacccacggccacagtgcatttggcactgttttgttgctgcgttgcctcttcaagcacctccgtgatctttcaaaaattatattatagcattgtaagtattttttccaaagaacttttgagatttaaatgtatttctgcactaaatcatatttactgtgaattagttggttgtgccggactgagtccgaggagtaaagggggtcggttggattggatgatgaagttgtttgtgtcaGATTGgcttatgctatgaaatttgttggctgtttcaggtttaaatattggtgttttgagtttgacgttggtcatggtgaatattggtgatttttaggaagtgatgatatattttgggattatgagggttgtaagttttgagatattaaaataggttattttagaagtttaggcttaaatatcgaaatccgtgattgattgaaaacttatgaaaattatgtgattatttttataggtgacgatttatatttgactcgacattttttaggaaaattctgaaaagctaagttgtccaggtaagcggggtttctatgttaggttttatataagttaataagactaaggttgattttatgaaaacttgcatattttgtgatatgatgggaacttgtgaaaacaaagatcaacctcggtcgcttatctgcattatttatcaaatttgtgtgaaaaaggaaaacatgTCCTGACGTGCattatgtagacatgagctaaattctatcatgtgttttttttctgaaatctgaaaaagggaaCGATATTGAGAATgtggaaaattgtgcatttatttagaaagatgttctgacttttgttgtcagtgtgtgtaaactgtctgattctgttttggtactctgtattattttgatataacatctgaaaacctttggcatggtgtactagtatttgtatctgactctctCTGCTCTACtatgtttgggttggtaccaacttctctgtttctaagtgcacccactttggaaacaaagtggttttattgtggtctttcctgtgtgcacacttgaggctccgagaagaataaaggaaagatttcacctctgtctctgcctggtttggccaccggggttagcacaaccctaccacgggggtgaaacatggtctctgctctgtgtgatgctctgttttgatctgatgatgatacacagtttatgttatgccaaagtattatgggttttacgtgtcttaaaaccatcgctctgttacttttgaaaatatgttctgctctgcatgataactctggaaaatgttttgttctgcatgctatactttgtaaatactcatgtttgcacgctagcatatgtcatctgcttactgagttgttgataactaaccc is a window encoding:
- the LOC108981935 gene encoding (S)-scoulerine 9-O-methyltransferase-like — its product is MQVQNMEVQEAGDQLSSCSQLGGLVSIQMVLRAAIELNVFNIIADAGPDAYLSAADITSKIPTTDPNSAAYTLERILRFLGAYSILSISRKPLGNNGENASHEWTYGLTKMSQCLVSSGTGGSTATSPASIMIRISCERELLESLLRIKDAVLEPGSAPFKKAHGVNFYEYLEKKPIYRQLFDEFMEVGEKLVFDDVFKVYGGFEDVRELIDVGGGIGTTSAKIISLNPHVRGLNFDLPQVIADAPALPGVKHAAGDMFESIPNAQTILLKRILHNWDDERCKRLLRNCWEALPADGKVIVVEMAIPQELENNLETMNVLKEDLYMMLLMAGGKERTLAEFDHLAKAVGFTKMKVFPMPHGSVHVIELYK